The Desulfurispora thermophila DSM 16022 nucleotide sequence TGAAGAATATCAAGCTTTTGCCCAACAAAGCGGTGGTGGATGGCGTTCTCACCGTCCAGGTGGTTTATGTGGCCAAGGCGTCCGACCAGTCGGTGCACAGTATGCACCTGCAGCAGGATTTTACCACCTTTGTGGACCTGCCCGGTGCGGTGCCCGGCATGGATGTGGAGGCCAGTGTGGAAGTGGAGGATGTGAGCATGACTCCCACCACCAATGACCCCCGCTCTTTTGACCTGGCGGCTGTTCTGGAAGTGTGCGCCAAAGTGAGCGACATGCAGGATGTGGAAGTGGCCACCCAGTGTCCTGCCGGCTGCCGCTGCGAGAGCGAGGAAATCAGCCTGGAGAATGTGGTGGGAAGCAATACCCGGCAGGTGTTGATCAGCCAGAAGTTTGATGTGCCGCAGCAAAAGCCCGCTGTGGAAAAGGTTCTGGACAGCGATGTGGATGTGACCATTACCGCCACCCGGGTGCTCAAGAACAAGGTTATCTTCGACGGCCAGGCCACTTTGCAGGTGCTCTATGTAGCTTTTAAGCCCGACCAGTCGGTGCACAGCCTGCACACCACCTTCAAGTTCAGCGACTTTGTAGAAGTGCCCGGCGCCATGCAGGGGATGGACGTGCGGGTGGATGTGCGGGTGGAAAGTGTGGATGTGGCCCCTGTGACGGGCGACCCGGAACGCCTGCAGGCGGATATGGTGCTGAAGGTGACCGTAACCGCGGTGGAAATGAAGAAAGTCAATGTGATTACCGATGTGTCCGGGTGTTCTTTCCGGCCGGTGTTTGTTGATTTTAAAACTGACCGCTTGATTGGCGAAGGTACATCCCAGGTGGTGATTTCCGACAGCTTTTTCCCGCCGCC carries:
- a CDS encoding DUF3794 and LysM peptidoglycan-binding domain-containing protein, which produces MNACEKLRVKMVVAEECRQTVVRGTVTVPDPKPDVEQILSTDKTAKVKNIKLLPNKAVVDGVLTVQVVYVAKASDQSVHSMHLQQDFTTFVDLPGAVPGMDVEASVEVEDVSMTPTTNDPRSFDLAAVLEVCAKVSDMQDVEVATQCPAGCRCESEEISLENVVGSNTRQVLISQKFDVPQQKPAVEKVLDSDVDVTITATRVLKNKVIFDGQATLQVLYVAFKPDQSVHSLHTTFKFSDFVEVPGAMQGMDVRVDVRVESVDVAPVTGDPERLQADMVLKVTVTAVEMKKVNVITDVSGCSFRPVFVDFKTDRLIGEGTSQVVISDSFFPPPEKPDVEKILETNVTDTRVDETKIVPDKVVVTGTVNVQVVYVGMRPDQSVHVLHRKIPFRTFVDVPGAQPGMKVDVKPQVEYITARVARDGKITVDAVLKVPVRVSETLETKVLACFEQEVTCPPGTTINYTVQQGDTFFSIGKKFGVSTQQMIAANPNVNPNNLQPGMTVQVPCPPAKG